A stretch of the Erpetoichthys calabaricus chromosome 3, fErpCal1.3, whole genome shotgun sequence genome encodes the following:
- the LOC114647843 gene encoding uncharacterized protein LOC114647843 produces the protein MATTPVEPQLLSIARKDAQKVLEVYVKRSLSMNDGTRETVRSLSRRCSKNETVEKKTVKRSVSDTTEHLRPVLEEKHHLSTDSVHSVSTAEAETKAENSADFEQMHKKSTKKGKKTSSLFKNFISLFWRKGGDEKESEVEEKPVSAPLNTPQSPSGCLPVSRQLSEEYYQVSKPQVAKPERKRSLKKTFSFKDKRQDGNKAQVKDKKHDENKAKPIKRPSFLALRSTPVKQPVRNVLPGESYYEKLSEEMARIVKARESINVQSDDVFEANGFTAIDIETDGKPAHSDAFLIDQIVLLLQREGDLIDNKLKENVALSTFFKSLDYSSFQQLADRYVETEIRNQEPQGKIPELVKFAFTLDLTAKVAGICNHTVNRIMGFGNQYLQDRFTQYANSQPMDVNFTPAESFPSPD, from the exons ATGGCAACCACTCCTGTGGAACCCCAGTTGCTCTCAATTGCTCGAAAAGATGCCCAGAAAGTACTGGAAGTCTACGTCAAACGTAGCCTAAGCATGAACGATGGCACTCGAGAAACTGTGAGGTCACTGAGCAGAAGATGTTCTAAGAATGAAACTGTTGAAAAGAAAACGGTGAAGAGATCAGTCAGTGATACCACTGAGCATCTGAGACCTGTGCTTGAGGAGAAACACCACTTGTCCACCGATTCTGTGCACTCTGTCAGCACTGCTGAGGCCGAGACCAAAGCAGAGAATTCAGCCGACTTTgaacaaatgcataaaaaatccacaaaaaagggcaaaaaaacaTCTTCCCTTTTTAAGAACTTCATTAGCTTATTCTGGAGGAAGGGGGGTGATGAGAAGGAATCGGAAGTGGAAGAAAAGCCCGTCTCTGCTCCCCTGAACACTCCACAGTCTCCATCTGGCTGCCTCCCCGTTTCACGGCAGCTCTCTGAAGAATATTACCAGGTCTCGAAACCTCAAGTGGCAAAGCCTGAAAGAAAGAGAAGCCTCAAAAAGACATTTTCCTTTAAGGATAAGAGGCAAGATGGGAACAAGGCTCAGGTTAAGGATAAAAAGCACGATGAAAACAAGGCCAAGCCTATTAAAAGGCCATCCTTCCTTGCTTTGCGCAGCACACCTGTCAAACAGCCAg TTCGGAATGTGCTACCAGGAGAGTCTTACTACGAGAAGCTATCAGAGGAGATGGCGAGAATTGTCAAAGCTCGGGAATCGATTAATGTTCAGTCAGACGATGTGTTTGAAGCTAACGGTTTTACAGCCATCGATATCGAGACTGACGGAAAACCAGCCCATTCCG ATGCCTTTCTGATTGACCAGATTGTATTGCTGCTGCAAAGAGAAGGAGATCTAATTGATAACAAG CTCAAGGAGAATGTCGCACTCAGCACTTTTTTCAAAAGCCTGGACTACAGCTCTTTCCAGCAGCTGGCAGATCGTTATGTTGAGACTGAGATCAGGAATCAGGAACCCCAAGGAAAAATCCCAGAGCTAGTCAAGTTTGCTTTCACTTTGGACCTTACTGCCAAGGTGGCTGGTATCTGTAACCATACAGTCAATCGCATTATGGGCTTTGGGAATCAGTATCTTCAAGACCGTTTCACACAGTATGCCAACAGTCAGCCAATG